CGAGCCCACCGACGCCGTGCCGGTGCCCCCGGCGGAGAAGGCGGCCGGCGTGAAACCCCGTTCGCCGCGGGCGGGCAGGGGACGCAGCCGCAGGAAGCGCAAGAGGTAGGGGCACGGAGCCGTGCGGACGGGCGCGGGCCCGAATGCGGATGTGGACGCGGGTCCGGAGAGGGCGGACCGCGCGGTTCCCCGCGCCCCCGAAAAGGCGCCCGCGCCCCTAACAGGGCTCCGCTGTCCCCGTCCCTGCGGCGTTGCGGCAACAATGGGGGGATGAGCGACAGTCCAACCCCCCTCGCCGATCCGCATCTCGTCTTCGATCCCGTGGACGGGAGCCGGGACGTCGTGATCCTCGGCTCCACCGGGTCGATCGGCACCCAGGCCATCGACCTCGTGCTCCGCAACCCCGACCGGTTCCGGGTGACCGGGCTCTCCGCGGCAGGCGGGCGGGTGGAGCTGCTGGCGGAGCAGGCGCACCGGCTCCGCGTCGAGGCCGTCGCCGTGGCCCGTGAGGACGCCGTACCGGCCCTGCGCGAGGCCCTTTCCGCACGGTACGGGCCCGGGGAGCCCCTTCCCGAGCTGCTCGCCGGAGCGGACGCGGCCACACAGCTCGCCGCCTCCCCGGCACACACCGTCCTGAACGGCATCACCGGCTCGATCGGCCTCGCCCCCACCCTCGCCGCCCTGGAGGCGGGCCGCACCCTCGCGCTCGCCAACAAGGAGTCGCTCATCGTCGGCGGCCCCCTGGTGAAGGCGCTGGCCGCGCCGGGCCAGATCATCCCCGTCGACTCCGAGCACGCGGCCCTCTTCCAGGCGCTCGCCTCGGGCACCAGGGCCGACGTACGCAAGCTCGTCGTCACCGCCTCCGGCGGCCCCTTCAGAGGACGTACGAAGGCCGAGCTGGCCGATGTCGCCCCCGAGGACGCCCTCGCGCACCCCACCTGGGCCATGGGCCCGGTCATCACCGTCAACTCCGCGACCCTCGTCAACAAGGGCCTCGAAGTCATCGAGGCACACCTCCTCTACGACATTCCCTTCGATCGCATTGAGGTGGTCGTGCACCCGCAGTCGTATGTCCACTCGATGGTGGAGTTCACGGACGGTTCGACGATGGCCCAGGCGACGCCCCCCGACATGGGAGGGCCGATCGCCATCGGACTGGGCTGGCCGCAGCGCGTCCCCGACGCGGCGCCCGCCTTCGACTGGTCGAAGGCGTCGAGCTGGGAGTTCTTCCCTCTCGACAACGACGCGTTTCCGTCGGTGGGGCTCGCCCGGCACGTCGGGGAGCTCGCGGGCACGGCTCCCGCGGTGTTCAATGCGGCCAACGAAGAATGCGTGGACGCGTTCCTGAACGGCACACTGCCGTTCAACGGGATCATGGAGACCGTCACGGAGGTCGTCGCCGAGCACGGCACCCCCCGTACGGGAACCCCGCTCACCGTGGCGGACGTCCTCGAAGCGGAGACCTGGGCCCGCGCCCGGGCCCGTGAACTGACAGCGAAGACAGCGGCTCGGACGACGACCAAGACCACGGCGGAGGCTCGTGCATGACGACCCTGATGATGATCCTCGGCATAGTCGTCTTCGCGGTCGGCCTGCTCTTCTCGATCGCCTGGCACGAGCTGGGGCATCTCTCCACGGCCAAGCTCTTCGGCATCCGCGTGCCGCAGTACATGGTCGGCTTCGGCCCGACGATCTTCTCGCGCAAGAAGGGCGACACCGAGTACGGGGTCAAGGCGATCCCGCTCGGCGGCTACATCCGCATGATCGGGATGTTCCCGCCCGGCCCCGACGGCCGTATCGAGGCCCGCTCGACCTCCCCGTGGCGCGGCATGATCGAGGACGCCAGGGCACAGTCCTTCGAGGAACTGCAGCCGGGTGACGAGAACCGGCTCTTCTACACGCGCAAGCCGTGGAAGCGCGTGATCGTGATGTTCGCCGGACCCTTCATGAACCTGATCCTCGCCGTCGCGATCTTCCTCGGCGTGATGATGACCTTCGGCGTCCAGACCCAGACCACCACGGTCGGCAAGGTCTCCGACTGCGTCATCGAGCAGAGCGAGTCCCGCTCCGAGTGCCAGAAGAGCGACACGGCCGCGCCCGCCAAGGCCGCCGGGCTCAAGGGCGGCGACAAGATCCTCGCGTTCAACGGCGAGAAGGTCACCGACTGGTCCGCCCTCCAGTCCGACATCCGCGCCAACCCCGGCAAGGACGTCACCCTGACCGTCGAGCGCGACGGCAAGCAGCTCGACCTCACCGCCCACCTCATCCGCAACCAGGTCAGCAAGACCGACGGCCAGGGCGGCTACGTCGAGGGCAAGTACGTGTACGCGGGCTTCCTCGGCTTCACGCCCGCCTCCGGCATCGTCCAGCAGTCCTTCGGACAGTCCGTGGACCGCATGGGCGACATGATGCAGAACGGCGTCGAGTCGCTGCTCAACCTGCCGTCCAAGGTGCCCGCCCTGTGGGACGCGGCCTTCGGCGACGGCCCGCGCGAGCCCGACTCCCCGATGGGCGTGGTCGGCGCGGCGCGCGTCGGCGGCGAGGTCTTCACCCTGGACATCCCGCCGGAGAACCAGATCGCGATGATGCTGTTCCTCGTCGCGGGCTTCAACCTCTCCCTGTTCCTGTTCAACATGCTCCCGCTGCTGCCGCTCGACGGCGGGCACATCGCGGGCGCCCTGTGGGAGTCGCTGCGGCGCAACGCCGCGAAGGTGCTGCGCCGCCCGGACCCCGGCCCCTTCGACGTGGCGAAGCTGATGCCCGTCGCGTACGTGGTGGCCGGAATCTTCATCTGCTTCACGATCCTGGTGCTGATCGCGGACGTGGTCAATCCGGTCAGAATCTCGTAGCCACACGGAGTTTGCGGCGGCCGGACACGGTGTGTGTCCGGCCGTCCTCCATCGGGTGGTCCTGTTCGGGGAATGTGCTTCCGGCTTCGAGGGTGCCGTAATCTCGATGACTGGAGCCCGTCAGCTTTCGGGACCGACCGAATCCTTACCTTGGGGTTGCACAGCAGATGACCGCGATTTCACTCGGCATGCCGGACGTTCCGACCAGGCTCGCCGAGCGCCGCAAGAGCCGGAAGATCCAGGTCGGGACCGTGGCGGTGGGTGGAGACGCACCCGTCTCGGTCCAGTCGATGACGACCACGCGTACGTCGGACATCGGCGCCACGCTTCAGCAGATCGCCGAGCTGACCGCGTCCGGCTGCCAGATCGTGCGGGTGGCGTGCCCCACACAGGACGACGCCGACGCGCTCGCCACCATCGCCAAAAAGTCGCAGATCCCGGTC
This sequence is a window from Streptomyces ortus. Protein-coding genes within it:
- the dxr gene encoding 1-deoxy-D-xylulose-5-phosphate reductoisomerase; amino-acid sequence: MSDSPTPLADPHLVFDPVDGSRDVVILGSTGSIGTQAIDLVLRNPDRFRVTGLSAAGGRVELLAEQAHRLRVEAVAVAREDAVPALREALSARYGPGEPLPELLAGADAATQLAASPAHTVLNGITGSIGLAPTLAALEAGRTLALANKESLIVGGPLVKALAAPGQIIPVDSEHAALFQALASGTRADVRKLVVTASGGPFRGRTKAELADVAPEDALAHPTWAMGPVITVNSATLVNKGLEVIEAHLLYDIPFDRIEVVVHPQSYVHSMVEFTDGSTMAQATPPDMGGPIAIGLGWPQRVPDAAPAFDWSKASSWEFFPLDNDAFPSVGLARHVGELAGTAPAVFNAANEECVDAFLNGTLPFNGIMETVTEVVAEHGTPRTGTPLTVADVLEAETWARARARELTAKTAARTTTKTTAEARA
- a CDS encoding M50 family metallopeptidase, which encodes MTTLMMILGIVVFAVGLLFSIAWHELGHLSTAKLFGIRVPQYMVGFGPTIFSRKKGDTEYGVKAIPLGGYIRMIGMFPPGPDGRIEARSTSPWRGMIEDARAQSFEELQPGDENRLFYTRKPWKRVIVMFAGPFMNLILAVAIFLGVMMTFGVQTQTTTVGKVSDCVIEQSESRSECQKSDTAAPAKAAGLKGGDKILAFNGEKVTDWSALQSDIRANPGKDVTLTVERDGKQLDLTAHLIRNQVSKTDGQGGYVEGKYVYAGFLGFTPASGIVQQSFGQSVDRMGDMMQNGVESLLNLPSKVPALWDAAFGDGPREPDSPMGVVGAARVGGEVFTLDIPPENQIAMMLFLVAGFNLSLFLFNMLPLLPLDGGHIAGALWESLRRNAAKVLRRPDPGPFDVAKLMPVAYVVAGIFICFTILVLIADVVNPVRIS